Genomic segment of Verrucomicrobium sp.:
GAGGCCGGCGAGGTTCTGCCACTTCTCCTCCTGGCCCAGGTGGTCGACCAGGATGAGGTTTTCCCGCCCGCGGGCGTTGAGGGCGGCGACGGCGTTGCGCCCGATGAATCCGGCGGCGCCGGTGACGATGATCGGCTTGTCCTTCATTTCTTTCCGTAGACCTCGACGACGCGGGCGATGGTGTTGGTGGTGGAGCGGCCCTCGACCATGTTGGCCAGGACGACCTTGCCGCCCCGCGCCTCCACGACCTCGCGCCCGCTCACGTAATGGGCCCAGTCCTTCCCCTTCACCAGCACGTGGGGGAGAATCCGGGAGATCAGCTCCTTCGGCTCCTCCTCGCCGAAGAGGACGACGGCGTCGACGGCTTGGAGGGCGCCCAGGACGTAGGCCCGGTCCCCCTCGTTATTGATCGGGCGGTTCTCCCCCTTGTTCCGGCGGACGGAGGCGTCCGTGTTCAGGCCGACGCACAGGGCGTCCCCCTGCTCCCGGGCGAAGCCCAGGTAGGTGACGTGGCCCCGGTGAAGGATGTCGAAGCAGCCGTTGGTGAAGACCAGCTTCCGGCCCTCCTTTTCCAACCCCTCCCGGAAGGCGGCGGCCTGGGCGGGGGTCATGATCTTGGCTTCGGGGGAGATCATAGGCAAAGGCAGCATTTATATCGGGGGCGGGGCCGCCTTGGCAATAGCCCCGCTTGAATTGTCCCCGCGGAATACTACTGTACGGCAGACATCCACAGGTATGGCGAAACCCCTTAAGGTCGGGATCATCGGCGCGGGCGGCATCGTGAGGGGGGCCCACCTCAAACCCGGCTGGCTGGCCGTCCCCGATTGCGAGGTGGCCGCGATCTGCGACATCCACCCCGAGGCGGCGCAAAAGCTGGCCGACGATTTCAACATCCCCCGCGTCTTCGCCGATTTCCGCGAGATGCTGGCCATGCCGGACCTCGACGCCGTCGACATCTGCACGCCGAACAAAGTCCACACCCCCGCCGTCATCGCCGCGCTGGAGGCGGGCAAGGACGTCCTGTGCGAAAAGCCGCTGGCTGTCTCCGTGGAGGAGATCCTGCAGATCCGCGCCGTCCTGCGGAAGACCGACCGCATCCTCATGACGGCGCAGCACCACCGCTTCAGCCCGGAGTCCCTGGCCATCAAGGCGTGGGTCGACTCCGGCGCGCTGGGGGAGCTTTACCACGCCCGCGTCAACGCCACCCGGCGCAACCACCTTCCCATCAACCCCGGCTTCATCGACCCGAAGCTTTCCGGCGGCGGCCCCTGCATGGACATCGGCGTCCACGCGCTCGACACCGCGCTGTGGCTGATGGGCTTCCCCACGCCCGTGCGGGTGAGCGGGCGGGCCCACACCAACTTCGCCAAAGGCTTCGAGATCCCCGGCGCGTGGGGGGAGTGGGACCGCACCCTCTTCGGCGTGGAAGACTTCGCCGGCGGCTACATCCACTTTTCCAACGGGGCGACGATGGTCCTGGAAGCCAGCTGGCTCCAGCACCAGGAAAAGGAGGAGCTGAACGCCACCCTGCAGGGAAAGAAGGCCTCCGTCCGCTGGCCGGACGGCCGCTTCCATACGGTGGTCAACCGGGCCCTGGTCGACGGTACCGTCCTGCCCATCGTGGGGCGCAAGCCCGCCCACACGGAGGAAATCCTGGCCTTCGCGGAGGCGGTCCGCCGGCGCTCCCCCTCCCCCGTTCCCATCGACCAGACGCTCCTGGTCATCGCCATTTTGGAGGCGATCATGAAGTCGAGCGAATCGAACCGGGAGATCCTTCTCCCGGACTTTGCCGCGGCGGAGCCGCAGGCGCCCGCTCCTTAAGCCTCCGCCACCGGCTCGCGGTAGTCGCCGCGCAGCGAGCGGATCGGATGGAGCACGGCCTTCTTGAAATCGACCCCGCCGAAGCGGTTCGATTCGGGCGTGGGCAGGCCGAATTCTTCCAGGGAGTCCTTGAAAGGGGAGAAACCGGCGAAGGAGCCGCCGTGGGCCTCGCCCTTGCCCTCGGGGCTGACGCGGCCGGCGAGATGGGCGATGACCGGGCGCAGCGCGGCGCGGTGTCCCTCTTCCTCCTTGTTGTAGATCCGGTACATGACCAGCGCCTCGCGCAGGACGATTTCACGATTCCGGTTGGTGATCTGGGCCTCGGCGAAGGCCTTCAGATC
This window contains:
- a CDS encoding adenylyltransferase/cytidyltransferase family protein, which translates into the protein MISPEAKIMTPAQAAAFREGLEKEGRKLVFTNGCFDILHRGHVTYLGFAREQGDALCVGLNTDASVRRNKGENRPINNEGDRAYVLGALQAVDAVVLFGEEEPKELISRILPHVLVKGKDWAHYVSGREVVEARGGKVVLANMVEGRSTTNTIARVVEVYGKK
- a CDS encoding Gfo/Idh/MocA family oxidoreductase, whose amino-acid sequence is MAKPLKVGIIGAGGIVRGAHLKPGWLAVPDCEVAAICDIHPEAAQKLADDFNIPRVFADFREMLAMPDLDAVDICTPNKVHTPAVIAALEAGKDVLCEKPLAVSVEEILQIRAVLRKTDRILMTAQHHRFSPESLAIKAWVDSGALGELYHARVNATRRNHLPINPGFIDPKLSGGGPCMDIGVHALDTALWLMGFPTPVRVSGRAHTNFAKGFEIPGAWGEWDRTLFGVEDFAGGYIHFSNGATMVLEASWLQHQEKEELNATLQGKKASVRWPDGRFHTVVNRALVDGTVLPIVGRKPAHTEEILAFAEAVRRRSPSPVPIDQTLLVIAILEAIMKSSESNREILLPDFAAAEPQAPAP